A genomic window from Prunus persica cultivar Lovell chromosome G2, Prunus_persica_NCBIv2, whole genome shotgun sequence includes:
- the LOC18786312 gene encoding F-box/kelch-repeat protein At3g06240, translating into MEKPELNSMTIGALPPEILIDILSRLPVNSICSMRCVSKAFLKTVDDPSLATMHMRRRFLTTCSTTTTEVPRLVVLDESPFDQHDALHPLKYNGKKLLTKSKHAIVSYFGSRRRFYSAAFVFCNLFGFTGHNPEHGRSCFRGLNLEHARSCLLVNPFRGEVLILPSASDVQVPSNSPSDVDWYGMGFDNITCSFKIVRVSTNRKDYLEAEVLVLGTSSWRKLPTVPPCIPTCKSAYAHGDMHWLVHGDDGSSVRILSFDF; encoded by the coding sequence ATGGAGAAGCCAGAACTAAACTCGATGACAATCGGCGCTCTACCGCCAGAAATTCTTATCGACATCCTTTCGAGACTGCCCGTCAATTCAATTTGTTCCATGAGATGTGTATCTAAGGCCTTTTTAAAGACGGTTGACGACCCCTCTCTTGCAACAATGCACATGCGGCGTCGTTTTCTAACTACTTGTTCTACTACTACCACTGAAGTTCCTCGACTTGTTGTTCTTGATGAGTCTCCATTTGATCAACATGACGCGTTGCATCCATTGAAATACAACGGCAAAAAATTATTGACAAAGAGCAAACATGCAATTGTTTCCTATTTCGGATCCAGACGGCGTTTCTATTCTGctgcttttgttttctgcAACTTGTTTGGCTTTACTGGTCATAATCCTGAGCATGGAAGGTCATGCTTTAGGGGTCTTAATCTGGAGCATGCGAGGTCATGCTTGTTGGTGAATCCTTTCAGGGGAGAAGTTCTAATTCTCCCATCAGCGAGTGACGTCCAAGTTCCATCTAATAGTCCCAGCGATGTTGATTGGTATGGCATGGGATTTGATAATATAACATGTAGCTTCAAGATTGTTCGTGTTTCCACCAATAGAAAAGATTACTTGGAGGCCGAAGTTCTTGTATTGGGGACAAGCTCATGGCGGAAATTACCTACAGTTCCTCCTTGCATTCCAACCTGCAAGTCCGCATATGCACATGGAGACATGCATTGGTTGGTTCATGGAGATGACGGATCATCCGTACGTATACTTTCTTTTGACTTTTAG